The DNA window GCATACATGTCATCAATTTGTGGGGTGAAATACTTTTTGAGTTGTGGCCTCTTGGACTTGAGGGTTGGGGTGAGGAGGCCATTCTGCACGCTGAACAGATCTGGATGAAGGTAGATGTCCTTagcctgaaaaaaaatacatgcatgATGAATGCAGATGTAGTCACTGGAAATATCAAAGTTAAAAAAAGTTACATTGAACTTGGATAATTTTGTTACCAGAGATATCAAGTTCTACAAAGATTTATTTGTTTCCTGATCATTTTTTAGTTCTGATATCTGACAGTGTATCTTAAATCTCTGCAAAAGCATTTAATCCAGGGTGCTTCTCCTTGCTAGAAATTAATTAAAGTTTGGAATAATTTCTTAGAGGtgttacaaataaataaatctcaatCAGTAGAAAGATAACTGTCCACCAGCACACTGCATCTGATGCTGCAGCTCCTACCTGCTCAAAGGATTTGAGACCAGCTGCCTTGCCGAGGTTGGTGATGTCATCCATTATTAGCTGCTTGACATGTGGGTTGGCACAGAGCACAGACAGCGTGCCGGGGATGTCCTGCTCCCGGGCCCACCCCTTCACAGACTCCACCTCCGGCACCACGATAGCCACCACACTTGACTGTACAGACACATCATTGATTACCACACAGGAAATATTTCTAgtttcttcatctttgtttaACCCTTTAAATCAGAATTGCTTCTTAAAACATATTAAATCAGTCTATTATAACTTGAAATTTTACAAACTAGATATTTTAAGACTGAGAAATTAATtacaacaaaatttctacattattaacagggaaGCACTCATGTGCACCCAGTTATTCATtactgtggcttttgaaatagttgtaatgagagagcaaagcattttagAACACGGCCAAAGCCACCAGCACTCACCTTGAGACTCTCTCCGTGCACAAACACTTGGGATACATATTGTGATCtaacatatatattttctattttctccggTGCGATGTATTCACCTTGTGAGAGCTTGAATATGTGCTTCTTGCGGTCAATTATTTTTAATGTgccattctgaaaaaaaaacaatgaaggcATTAGTATCCTGAAATTCATAGAAATAATGCAGGAGCATTATTCAGATATATGTACTTCATGATACTAAAATTACCTTGTAAAAATATCTTTTCAACTGACAATTTAGCTCTTAAAATTGGTAAAGTTTAGAGCAAATTAAAAATTAAGCTAATTTAAATATTTGTAAAAGTACCAACATATTAATAGATCAAACTTGTACATTGATGTAAATTATTTATTAAATCAACAATTCAGTTATTCAAATTGTGAAATTAAGAATTTATAAATACATGAAGCATCAAAACATTTGACTGTATGTGACaaagcttcattttcttttcattgaacATCCTACCAAACACTCACAGGCAGCCATTGGCCAATGTCGCCTGTGTGGAGCCACCCCGCAGCGTCCAGTGTTTCTCGAGTCTTGTCTGGGTCCTTGAAGTAACCCTTGAACACATTGGTGCCCTTGATACACACTTCACCTTGTCCTGAAATATAAGGATGTGATACATTACCACAAAAGTATaccattctttctcttatcaatatattcctatTGCATTCTGACAGTAGATTAAAGTTTAAGCAGCTACACAACTGATTTATCTGAGCATTATGACTTTTGATTCTCAGAATTTTACTGTTGCATGGCCATAACACTTAGAGATGTCTTACCCTGAGATGCAAAATAATCCATGTCTGGGACATCGACCAGCTTGATTGCATTGCAGGCGATGGGAGGACCCACGTGGTCTGGCTTGTAGTCACCCTGGATGGTTAAGGTGGCAGGAGCCCCACACTCAGTCTGTCCATAGCCCTCAACAATCTGAAACCAGCAAACCATCAACACTACTTAATAAAGTTTGACAGTTATTGGTGCAGACCACTTGAAAGAAATTACTGaacgatgaaaataataaaaataaatagaattacTGATAACAGAAAACTGCATCCAAGGAAAATCATCAAGACCATTTCCTGGCAAGGAGTCTTCAGAGGGAGGCAAGGAACCAGAGAAGTAAGGCTGATGGTGATTATGGTGATGACAAACACCTCCCTTGCTCCCTGAGGCCTCAAGGTGCCACTCACCACACAGCCAAGTGCAGCCCTCATGAAGGTAAGGACGTTGCCAGCCAGGGGCGCTGACCCCACCACCAATAACCTCAGGCGGCCCCCCATGCCCTCCTGAACCTTCTTGAACACAAGCTTGTCCCATATGGAGGTTCTTCTTATCACACCCCTGGAAACACAACAATGTTCAGTAATGTACATTTTGAGTCCAGGAGTTTATGTAGCACTGCCTTGTTGTGAATAAGAAACAATACTTTCTATGTTAGAGCTCCAAAGAATGGAATATTTTTAAACGAAAATAATTATCCAAGGCAACTTACAATAAAACCATCCCTGCTATATGTGTTAAATCAGAATGTACAAACTCAGGTATATGAACAAACCACAACAAACCTCTCAAGTTCTGATTTTTTGCTTGCCAATGCCATTTTCAACATAAGTTTCTTTACTGCAGATCCATTCACTGCAGATGTGACCTTATCGTACACTCTGTTGAGGAGACGAGGGACGGACGGGGTAATGGTCGGACGCAGCGCCTTGTAGTCGTCAACAAGATTCCGAATGTCTCCCGAATAGAAGCCTACAGCACCACCAGCAATGTACACGGCAACCTCACAGCAACGCTCAAGCATGTGTGCcagtggaaggaaggatagcAACACATCACTCTGAAGGGAGGCACAACAGAGTAAGTACAAACTCAATCATTAATATTGCTTGTTTTCCAGGGTGAGTTACAAATAGCAAGAGTTAGCCATTCATTGATCCAAAATTAGAATACCAGCAACAATATAACCTGTGGATGTAGTATGTACCGATCAGTAGAggactaggtgtgtgtgtgtgtgtgtaattcaccatggttgcctactggtcacccagccagtctttcccattacggagcgagctcagagctcatagaccgatcttcggataggactgtgtgtgtgtgtgtgtgtgtgtgtgtgtgtgtgtgtgtgtgtgtgtgtgtgtgtgtgtgtgtgtgtgtgtgtgtgtgtgtgtgtgtgtgtgtgtgtgtgtgttaccttgtGTGGCTTGTGTTCCGCCAGCTGCAGAAGAGTTGCCGACACATCAGCAACTATATTTTCATGAGTAAGCATAACGCCCTTTGGGTTGCCAGTCGTACCGGAGGTGTAGCATATGGTGCAGAGGTCATCAGACCTTGGTGGCTGAGGAACACAAGATTATACATGATTATTTCAAAGAAGCAGTCAAATcctaaaacaaaacacatctttcttttctgttgaccagATGTACGAGTATGAGCTTATGACATCCCAAATAGAGAGAATGTCAGTAATGTATAAGTTACACTCTCCCTGTGTG is part of the Portunus trituberculatus isolate SZX2019 chromosome 19, ASM1759143v1, whole genome shotgun sequence genome and encodes:
- the LOC123505986 gene encoding long-chain-fatty-acid--CoA ligase 1-like isoform X4, which translates into the protein MGPKNPAEVIPDHPSKICYRPVRLPLPLEEQSDVVKGSELIRVSKLSKEAKETKFMKYVYEDTRTLYDVFRRGVRESNNGPCLGYREGPGKPYQWLHYNEALLRAKNFGAGLVSLGLPPGPDTFVGIYSQNCPEWILTEQGLYCQSMVIVPLYDTLGPEACNFIINQASITTVVCQDDRKMAQVLQSPPKCLKILIAIRDISAETSERAKKLGITIKYFEEVETMGAASQLPELPPRSDDLCTICYTSGTTGNPKGVMLTHENIVADVSATLLQLAEHKPHKSDVLLSFLPLAHMLERCCEVAVYIAGGAVGFYSGDIRNLVDDYKALRPTITPSVPRLLNRVYDKVTSAVNGSAVKKLMLKMALASKKSELERGVIRRTSIWDKLVFKKVQEGMGGRLRLLVVGSAPLAGNVLTFMRAALGCVIVEGYGQTECGAPATLTIQGDYKPDHVGPPIACNAIKLVDVPDMDYFASQGQGEVCIKGTNVFKGYFKDPDKTRETLDAAGWLHTGDIGQWLPNGTLKIIDRKKHIFKLSQGEYIAPEKIENIYVRSQYVSQVFVHGESLKSSVVAIVVPEVESVKGWAREQDIPGTLSVLCANPHVKQLIMDDITNLGKAAGLKSFEQAKDIYLHPDLFSVQNGLLTPTLKSKRPQLKKYFTPQIDDMYAKLP
- the LOC123505986 gene encoding long-chain-fatty-acid--CoA ligase 1-like isoform X2, yielding MSDMDAGMLEEYAPVMGGVVAAAAVVAATYYLTRPPSVPPMVDLNEQSHLVKEGSELIRVSKLSKEAKETKFMKYVYEDTRTLYDVFRRGVRESNNGPCLGYREGPGKPYQWLHYNEALLRAKNFGAGLVSLGLPPGPDTFVGIYSQNCPEWILTEQGLYCQSMVIVPLYDTLGPEACNFIINQASITTVVCQDDRKMAQVLQSPPKCLKILIAIRDISAETSERAKKLGITIKYFEEVETMGAASQLPELPPRSDDLCTICYTSGTTGNPKGVMLTHENIVADVSATLLQLAEHKPHKSDVLLSFLPLAHMLERCCEVAVYIAGGAVGFYSGDIRNLVDDYKALRPTITPSVPRLLNRVYDKVTSAVNGSAVKKLMLKMALASKKSELERGVIRRTSIWDKLVFKKVQEGMGGRLRLLVVGSAPLAGNVLTFMRAALGCVIVEGYGQTECGAPATLTIQGDYKPDHVGPPIACNAIKLVDVPDMDYFASQGQGEVCIKGTNVFKGYFKDPDKTRETLDAAGWLHTGDIGQWLPNGTLKIIDRKKHIFKLSQGEYIAPEKIENIYVRSQYVSQVFVHGESLKSSVVAIVVPEVESVKGWAREQDIPGTLSVLCANPHVKQLIMDDITNLGKAAGLKSFEQAKDIYLHPDLFSVQNGLLTPTLKSKRPQLKKYFTPQIDDMYAKLP
- the LOC123505986 gene encoding long-chain-fatty-acid--CoA ligase 1-like isoform X3, which encodes MLEEYAPVMGGVVAAAAVVAATYYLTRPPSVPPMVDLNEQSHLVKEGSELIRVSKLSKEAKETKFMKYVYEDTRTLYDVFRRGVRESNNGPCLGYREGPGKPYQWLHYNEALLRAKNFGAGLVSLGLPPGPDTFVGIYSQNCPEWILTEQGLYCQSMVIVPLYDTLGPEACNFIINQASITTVVCQDDRKMAQVLQSPPKCLKILIAIRDISAETSERAKKLGITIKYFEEVETMGAASQLPELPPRSDDLCTICYTSGTTGNPKGVMLTHENIVADVSATLLQLAEHKPHKSDVLLSFLPLAHMLERCCEVAVYIAGGAVGFYSGDIRNLVDDYKALRPTITPSVPRLLNRVYDKVTSAVNGSAVKKLMLKMALASKKSELERGVIRRTSIWDKLVFKKVQEGMGGRLRLLVVGSAPLAGNVLTFMRAALGCVIVEGYGQTECGAPATLTIQGDYKPDHVGPPIACNAIKLVDVPDMDYFASQGQGEVCIKGTNVFKGYFKDPDKTRETLDAAGWLHTGDIGQWLPNGTLKIIDRKKHIFKLSQGEYIAPEKIENIYVRSQYVSQVFVHGESLKSSVVAIVVPEVESVKGWAREQDIPGTLSVLCANPHVKQLIMDDITNLGKAAGLKSFEQAKDIYLHPDLFSVQNGLLTPTLKSKRPQLKKYFTPQIDDMYAKLP
- the LOC123505986 gene encoding long-chain-fatty-acid--CoA ligase 5-like isoform X1 — encoded protein: MSGLWEAASKGVAGAKDTASTLEAAAGRVSEGTAQVMAGGKSVMTSAVEGAEGVASSVTEGARLVGSAVDTAGSALQQTRGALGNLSLPVTAEAKPKSMLEEYAPVMGGVVAAAAVVAATYYLTRPPSVPPMVDLNEQSHLVKEGSELIRVSKLSKEAKETKFMKYVYEDTRTLYDVFRRGVRESNNGPCLGYREGPGKPYQWLHYNEALLRAKNFGAGLVSLGLPPGPDTFVGIYSQNCPEWILTEQGLYCQSMVIVPLYDTLGPEACNFIINQASITTVVCQDDRKMAQVLQSPPKCLKILIAIRDISAETSERAKKLGITIKYFEEVETMGAASQLPELPPRSDDLCTICYTSGTTGNPKGVMLTHENIVADVSATLLQLAEHKPHKSDVLLSFLPLAHMLERCCEVAVYIAGGAVGFYSGDIRNLVDDYKALRPTITPSVPRLLNRVYDKVTSAVNGSAVKKLMLKMALASKKSELERGVIRRTSIWDKLVFKKVQEGMGGRLRLLVVGSAPLAGNVLTFMRAALGCVIVEGYGQTECGAPATLTIQGDYKPDHVGPPIACNAIKLVDVPDMDYFASQGQGEVCIKGTNVFKGYFKDPDKTRETLDAAGWLHTGDIGQWLPNGTLKIIDRKKHIFKLSQGEYIAPEKIENIYVRSQYVSQVFVHGESLKSSVVAIVVPEVESVKGWAREQDIPGTLSVLCANPHVKQLIMDDITNLGKAAGLKSFEQAKDIYLHPDLFSVQNGLLTPTLKSKRPQLKKYFTPQIDDMYAKLP